Within Stella humosa, the genomic segment GGCAGGCGCACATGTAGCAGGTCGTGAACTTCACCTCGTCCGAGACGGTGGGGGAAAGGTCGACTTCCTCCTTCACCGTGCGGAACATATCCTGGATGCTCATCTAAGGGACCGGGTCGCGGGCGGGGCTGCGATCTTAGCGGATTCCCGCGCTTAACCAACTGCGACCGACTCGCACTCTTCGGAGAGTTTCCAGATGCCTCTCACGCCAACCGCGATCGGGTTCGGGGTATCGGCCGCCACGCTCGTCTTCGGCATGTGGCACGATCGCCGGCCCTGGCAGCCGGGCAAGCTCAGCCCATTCTGGATGCTGTTCGCGGGCACGACCGGATGCCTCGTATTCGGCATCCATCTCTTCAACTTGCTGCTGCGCTGAGCCTGAAGGAGCGCCGTCCGATGGAGATGGTGGAACTCGACACGTCGGGCCTGAAGTGCCCGCTGCCGGTGCTGAAGGCGCGCCGCGCCCTGGCGAAGACCGCGCCCGGCGGCCTGCTGCGCGTGCTCGCGACCGACCCGGGCGCGCTCGGCGACTTCAAGGTGATGTGCCAGCAGGCGGGGCTGGTGCTGGAGAACTGGAGCGAGGCCGACGGGACCTGGACGATCGACCTGCGAAAGCCGGCCGGGTAGTCGCCGTTCAGCGGGCGGCGGGCGGCTCGGCGTAGAAGGCCTCGGCCCCCGGGTGGAAGGGGATGGTGACGCCCGCCCGCGCGGTCTGGAGCTGGATGTTGCGGGCCTCGGGGTGACCGCTGTCGAAGAGGCGGCGGGCACTCGCATGCCACAAGGAGCGCGCGATCGCCTGCACCAGCGTATCGGGCAGCTCTGCATCGACGACCCACAAGGCAGCGACGCTGACCGTCGGCGTCGCCGGCACGTCCTGGTAGGTCTGGGCCGGGATCATCGTGTCGATGAAGAAGGGCCCGGTGCTGCGCAGCAGGTCGGCCGGCGGCCCGACCACCGGTAGCAGGCGGATCGGCAGGCGGCGGGCCAGGTCCTCGATCGCCGAGACGGGGTAGCCGGCAATGAAGAAGAAGGCGTCGATGCTGCCGTCGCGCAGGGCATCGGCGGCAGCCCCCGTGCGCAGGAAGCGCGGCTCGATGTCCTTCTCCTGGACGCCGTGCGAGGCCAGCACAAGCACCGCGTCGACCCGCGTGCCGGAGAACTCTTCGCCGATCGAGACCCGCTTGCCCTTCAGCTCGTCGATGGATTCGATCCGCGAATCCTGCCGCACGACGACATGCACCGGCTCGCGGAAGAGGGAGGCGACGGCGCGTAGCGAGGTCATCGCCGGCTTGCCGTCGAACATGCCGGTGCCGGTATAGGCCCAGTGCGCGATGTCGGCCTGGCAGAGTGCGGATTCCAGCCGCTTGGCCAGCATCAGCGACAGGTTCTCGACCGAGCCCTGGGTCGACTGCGCGACCGCGATCAGGCCCGGCACGCCGCAGCTTCCACCCTTGTCGCAGGGGCGCGAGCCGGGCGGGTTGCTGACGGCCGATCCCAGCAGCCGGCCGATCGGGAAATAGGTGCCGCCGGCGCCGCCGGTGCCGATGCGGAAGAAGCGCACCGGACCGGCGCGATCCACCTCCGGCGACTGCGCGAACAACTGGCGCGGCGCCAGGGCGCTTGCCAGCCCGCCACCCAGCGCGCCCAGGAAAGTCCGTCGGCCGATACCGTCCCATCCAGACCGGCCCCATCCAGACCGGCGCAGCGAGACCTTCTCGTCAGTCGGCGCGGTCATCGATGTCTTTTCATGTCGGTACTCGGCAAGGACGCGGACCGGATGGAGGCGCCAACGCCCCAACCAACGGATTGCAATCGAGCAATATTCCCCAATTGCGGCGATTTGTTGAAGTCGCGGCGCGGACCTCGCGCGAAGTCCGCGCCGCAGCTTCGGGCGGGTTCAGGCCCGCTCGATGACCATGGCGATACCCTGGCCGACGCCGATGCACATGGTGCAGAGCGCGCGCTTGCCGCCCGTCTCGGCCAATTGATAGGCGGCGGTCGCCACCAGGCGGGCGCCGCTCATGCCGAGCGGATGGCCGAGCGCAATGGCGCCGCCGTTCGGGTTGACCCGCGCATCGTCGTCGGCCAGGCCGAGTTGCCGGGTGACGGCCAGCGCCTGGGCCGCGAAAGCCTCGTTCAGCTCGATCACGTCGATGGCCGAGATGTCGAGGCCGAGCCGGTCGAGCACCTTGCGCGCGGCCGGCACCGGGCCGATGCCCATGACCCGCGGCGCCACCCCAGCACTGCCGCCGGTGACGACGCGGGCCAGCGGCGTCAGGCCATGGCGGCGGATCGCTGCCTCGGAGGCGACGATGACCGCGGCCGCGCCGTCATTGACGCCGGACGCGTTGCCGGCTGTCACCGTGCCGCCGGCACGGAAGGGGGTCTTCAGCTTGCCCAGCGATTCGATGGTCGTGTCGCCGCGCGGATGCTCGTCCTGCTCGACGACGACCGCCGGACCCTTGCGCTGGGCGATGCTGACGCCGACGATCTCGCGTCCCAGGCGGCCCGACTGCTGGGCGGCCACGGCCTTCTGTTGGCTGCGAACGGCGAAGGCATCCTGGTCGGCGCGCGAGATCTGGAATTCCTCGGCCACGTTCTCCGCCGTCTCGGGCATGGAATCGATCCCGTACTGCGCCTTCATGAGCGGGTTCACGAAACGCCAGCCGATGGTGGTGTCGTAGATCTGGGCATCGCGCGAGAAGGCGCTGTCGGCCTTGCCCATCACGAAGGGCGCGCGCGACATGCTCTCGACGCCGCCGGCCAGGACCAGTTCTGCATCGCCCGCGCGGATCGAGCGCGCGGCCATGGCGATCGCATCCATGCCCGACCCGCACAGGCGGTTGATGGTGGCGCCGGGCACGTCGGTCGGCAGGCCGGCCAGCAGCGCCGACATGCGCGCGACGTTGCGATTATCCTCGCCCGCCTGGTTGGCACAGCCATAGATCACGTCGTCCAGCGCCTGCCAGTCGACGCCCGGATTGCGCGCGATCAAGGCGCGGATCGGCACGGCGCCCAGGTCGTCGGGACGCACGCTCGACAGCACGCCGCCGTAGCGGCCGATGGGGGTGCGCACGGCGTCGCAGATGAAGGCTTCGGTCATGGGGCTACTCCGGCCTGGTGGAACGAAAAGGATGGCTGGCAAACTATGCGCTCGGCCCCCCGATGCCTAGCCGCTGGCGGCGTGCCGCTGCCGCGCGGGAGTGGAATTTTCCCGGCGCGGAGCTTTGCTGTCGCGGCCATGATGTCGACCGGGTCCGGCACAAAAGCGGTGATGGAAAGCAAGTCTCCGCGCCGCTTTTCGCTTGACGAATATTTTGGTCGAATCGCTCGAATCGCTTTATCGTCCACGACATGAAAGAGCCCAGGTAGATGACTGTCGCACAGATCACGCAGCCGCGTTTGCTACAGGTTGGACCCGGGGCAGTAGGCGATGTCGCCACCGTACTCCGGCGCATCGGCGGGCGGCGCCCGCTCATCGTGACCGACGCCTACATGCTCTCCAGCGGCACCATTGATCGCGTGACCAAGCCGCTGGCGGAAGCCGGCATCTCTTTCGAGATCTTCTCCGACACCGTGCCCGATCCGACCACCACCGTGGTCGAGGCCGGCGCCGCCGTGCTGAAGGCCGGTGGCTATGACAGCATCGTGGCGCTGGGCGGCGGCAGCCCGATCGACACCGCCAAGGCGATGTCGGTGCTGGCCGCCAACGGCGGCGCGATGCGCGACTACAAGGTGCCGAACGACATCCCGAAGATGGGCGTGCCGCTGGTGGCGATTCCGACGACGGCCGGAACCGGCGCCGAGGTGACGCGCTTCACCGTCATCACCGATGTCGAGCATGACGAGAAGATGCTGATCGCCGGCCTGCCCTGCGTCCCCGCCGCGGCCCTCGTCGACTTCGAATTGACGATGACGATGCCGCGCCGGCTGACCGCGGACACCGGCATCGACAGCCTGACCCATGCCATCGAGGCCTATGTCAGCCGCCGCGCCAACCCGATGTCGGACATGTATGCGGTGCGGGCCATGGGCCTGATCGCGCGCAACATCCGACGCGCCTGCGCCGAGCCTGCCGACCGCGCCGCGCGCGAGGCGATGATGCTGGGCGCCACGCTGGGCGGGCTCGCCTTCACCAATTCGTCGGTCGCGCTCGTCCATGGCATGAGCCGGCCAATCGGGGCTTTCTTCCACGTGCCCCACGGGCTCTCGAACGCCATGCTGCTGCCCGCCGTCACGGCCTTCTCGGCCGGGTCGGCGCTTCCCCGCTATGCCGATTGCGCCAGAGCCATGGGTGCGGCCGGCACGGACGAGGGAGACCAGGCGGCGGTGGCGCGTCTCCTCGATGAGTTGCGGCGTCTCAACGAGGAGCTGGAGGTACCAACGCCGCAGTCCTACGGCATCGAGAAGGGGCGCTGGGATACGCTGCTGCCGACGATGGCGCAGCAGGCGCTCGCCTCCGGTTCGCCCGGCAACAACCCGCGCGTTCCTACCGCCGAGGAGATCATGGGCCTGTATGCGCAGGCCTGGTCCTAGGAGATATCCGATCCAGGGAGACCAGATCATGGCTGTGAAAGCGAAGAAGGTCACCGACAAGAAGGCCGAAAAGGCCGAAGCAAAGCCCGTCGAGAAGAAGGCAGCAGCACCCAAGGCAAAGGCCGCTCCCGCCATGAAGGCGACGCCGGTCAAGAAGTCGGCCGCGAAGGCACCGGCTGCCGCGCCGGCAGCAGCGGCCAAGGCTCCGGCGGCAAAGGCAGCACCGGCGGCGAAGAAGGCAGCAGCCCCCGCCAAGGCCGCCGCCCCGAAGGCAGCAGCAGACAAGGCTCCGGCCGCGAAGGCAGCCGCACCGGCCAAGCCGGCGGCCGCCAAGCCTGCGGCCAAGACGGCCGCCAAGCCCGCGGCCGCGACCAAGGCCGCCAAGCCGGCACCCGCCGCGAAGGCCGCCCCTGCGAAGAAGGCAGCGGCCCCGAAGGCAGCCGCCGCAAAGCCCGCTGCCGCGGCCAAGCCTGCGGCTGCGGCAAAGCCCGCTGCCAAGAAGGCCGCGCCGAAGAAGAAGGCCGCAGCCTCGCCGACTGCCTAGAGCAGGCGTCCCTGCAAGGGCCGCGAACTCTTTCCACACCGACCGTGGCTCCGGTCGGCGCGATCTGCCCGGCCCCGATCGCCGGCGTCCCCCGGGATGCCGACGATTGGGGCCTTGTTTTGCCGGCCGTCAGTTGCCCTTGGCGACCAGCGCCATCGACACGCTGCGTGGGCCGCCGGGCAGGCCGGTATATTCCACCGTGATCGTCCGCCCGATCGCCGGCACGGCCGGCAGCAGGGGCGAGAAGGACCCCAGGCTGATGATGTCGCCGGCCTTCAACCGGCGGCCGTTCGCCTTCAAGTCCTGCACCAGCCAGCGCACGACATTGATCGGGTGATCGAGGACGGCGGCACCCGTCGCCTCGGCCAGTTGTTTGCCGGTGTCATCCACCATCCGGATCTTCATCGCCGCCAGCGCTGCGGCAAAGGCCTCGGTCGCCTCGACCGGGATGTCGGCGCCGACGACGCCCAGGCGGGCGGCGACGTTGATCGCCGTCAGGTTGCCGCCATCCAGCAGTTCGCCCGGCGCGTAGGCGAGGTCGGGCAGCTCGATGAACGGCACCACCGCCGACAGATTGCGCAGGACGTCCAGGTCCGACGCGGCGTCGTTGATCGCGCCGTCGCGCACCCGCACCAGCAGGTCCGCCTCCATCACCGGGATCGCGCCATAGGGCACGGCCACGCGCGCGCCATCGGCCAGAAGCATCTTCTCCAGCAGCACGCCGCGCACCGGATGGGGAACCTTGAAGCGGTCCTGCGTCGCCTTGCTGGTCAGCCCGACCTTGTAGCCGACCGGGGCGCCGAGGTCGGCCGACAGCGCGGCGACGATGGCGTCCTGGGCGCACAGCCCGTCCGCCACCGACAGGCCTGGGCCGAAGCTGCGGGCCGGGGTCAGCGACTTGTAGTCGGCGACGAAGCGCCCGATCGCGGCTGCGTCCGGGCAGGCGGCATGGACGGAAGTAGCGGCCATGACGATGGCTGCGGCAATGGCGATGCGCATGGACTGGATCCTCCGGGTGCTTATGCTTGCTTGGCCACAGTATTCGCGCGGACGGCCGCCGGCGGCAACGCCCTTCAGGCGGCCGGCGCGGCCAGCGAAAGATGGCGTTCCACCGCCTGCGGATCGGCGCGGAGATCGGCCGAAGAGCCCGACCAGACGACGCGCCCGCGCTCCAGCACGACGTGGTGGTCGCAGAGGCGGGACAGCGCGGCCACGTCCTTGTCGACCACCAGGATGGCCAGCCCGGCCGCGCGCAGATGGGCAAGGGCGGCCCAGATCTGCTGTCGGATCAGCGGCGCCAGCCCCTCCGTCGCCTCGTCCAGGATCAGCAGCGACGGGTTGGTCATCAGCGCGCGGCCGATCGCCAGCATCTGCTGCTCGCCGCCCGACAGCTCGCTGCCGAGATGGCCCGCGCGCTCGGCCAGTCGCGGGAACAGGTCGTGGACCCGCGCCAGCGTCCAGCCGCCGGGCTGGGGGCGGGCGGTGGCGACCAGGTTCTCGTGCACCGTCAGGTTGGGAAAGACCTGGCGCCCCTCCGGCACCAGGCCGATGCCGGCGCGGGCGATGCGATGGGCGGGCCAGCCCGCGATCGGGCGGCCGCCCAGCCGGATCGCACCCGCCTGGATCGGCAGCAGGCCCAGGATCGTGCGGATCGTCGTCGTCTTGCCCATGCCGTTGCGGCCGAGCAGGGCCACGGCCGACCCGGACGGCACGGTCAGGTCGACGCCGAACAGGACCCGGCTCTGGCCGTAGGCCGCGGCGACCCCCGCCAGTTGGAGCAAGGGTGCGGTCATGCCGCGTCGTCGCCCAGATAGGCCTGGCGCACCGCGGCATCGGCGCGCACCGCGGCCGGCGTGCCACAGGCGATCACCCGGCCTTCGGCCAGCACGGTGATGCGGTCGGCCAGGGCGAAGACGGCATCCAGGTCATGCTCGACCAGGACAATCGCCGGCCGGTCGTCGGCCCGTGCGCGCAGGTCGCCCAGCAGCGCCACCATCGCGCGGGATTCCTCCGGCCCGGTGCCCGCCGTGGGCTCGTCCAGCAGCAGCAGCCGCGGCCGGCCGGCCAGGGCCATCGCCAGTTCGAGCTGGCGCTGCTGGCCGTGGGCGAGATCGCCGGCCGCCCGTGCCTGCGCCCCTTCCAGCCCGACGCGCGCAAGCAGCGCGCGGGCATCGGCCAGCAGTGCCGCATCCCGCATCGCCGGGCGCCACAGGCCGAAGCCCTGGCCGCTTGCCGCCAGGACCGCCAGCATCGCGTTGCGCAGCACGCTCTGGTCGCGCACCACGGCGGTGATCTGGAATGCCCGGCCGATGCCGCGGCGGGCGCGGGCGGCGGCTGGCAGGCGGGTGACGTCATGACCGTCGAGCGCGATCGTGCCGGCATCCGGCCGGGTCTCGCCCGCCAGCATCGCCAGGAAGCTGCTCTTGCCGGCCCCGTTGGGCCCGATGACGGCGTGCGTCTCGCCCGGCAGCACTGCGAAATCGACCGCGTCGACGGCGACCAGGGCGCCGTAGCGCCGCGTCAGGCCGCGGACCGCCAGCAGCGGCGTCACGACCGCCCCCGAATGGCTGCCAGGAGCGTCGCGAGGCCGCGCCGCGGCAGGATCGCCATGGCGATCAGGATGGCGCCCAGGATCAGCCGCCAGTGCTGGGTCAGGCCGGCCAGCAGCTCCTCCAGCAGCAACAGGGCGGCGGCGCCTACGATCGCGCCATAGAGGGTGCCGATGCCACCCAGGATGACCATGACCACCAGTTCGCCCGATACCTGCCAGTTCATGTAGGCCGGGCTGACGAAATCGGTCGTGTGGGCCAGCAGGCAGCCGGCGATGCTGGTCGCCATGCCCGACAGGACATAGGCCAGCAGCCGGTGGCGACCGACCTCCAGCCCCATGGCCCGCATCCTCCGCTCGTTGGCGCGGGCGCCCAGCAGCACCAGGCCGAAGCGGGCGCCGACGAGCCGCCGGCCCAGCAGCAGCAGCAGGACGAGCCAGGCCAGCGCCACCCAGTAGAGCGTGCGGTCGTCGCCGAGGTCGAGCGGCCCCAGGCGGGCCGTGTCCCACAGCGTCAGCCCGTCGTCGCCGCCATAGCCCTTCAGCGACACCGCAAGGAAGAACAGCATCTGCGCGAAGGCCAGCGTGATCATGATGAAGGCGACGCCGGCGGTACGCAGCGCCACCAGCCCCGTCAGCAGGGCAAAGAGGCCGCCGGCCGCAATCGCCGTCGCCCAGTGGACGGGCGCGGCCGTGACACCGTGGCTGGTCCAGATGCCGACCGCATAGGCGCCGATGCCGAGATAGGCGGCATGGCCCAGGCTGACCAGGCCGCCATAGCCCAGCACCAGGTCGAGCGCCATGGCAGCGATCGCGAAGACCAGGATGCGGGTGGCGAAGCCGACATAATAGCCCTGGCCGGCAAGGTCGGCCGCGAACGGCAGCAGGGCGGCTGCCGCCAGCAGGGCAGCCCAGGAGAGGAGGCGGACCATCGGCCTTCGTGTCAGCCGGTGCGGGCGGCGAACAGGCCCTGGGGCCGGATGGCCAGCACGACCGCCATGGTGAGGTAGATCAGCATCGAGGCCAGCGCCGGGCCGACGGCATTGGCGGCCGAAGGCGCCAGCAGGTCGCGCAGCAGGGCCGGCAGGAAGGCCCGGCCGATGGTGTCGATGAAGCCGATCAGCAGGGCCGCCACGAAGGCGCCGCGGATGGAGCCGATGCCGCCCACGACGATCACCACCAGCGTCAGGATCAGCACCGGCTCGCCCATGCCGGGCTCGACCGACAGCACCGGCCCGGCCATCGCCCCGGCCAGCCCGGCCAGTGCGGCGCCCAGCGCGAAGACCAGGGTGTAGAGCCGGCCGATGTCGACCCCCAGGGCCGAGACCATCGTGCGGTTGCTGGCGCCCGCCCGGATCAGCATGCCCAGGCGCGTGCGGGCGATCAGCAGGTAGAGGGCGATCGCCACGGCGATGCCGGCGCCGATCACCGCCAGCCGGTAGGCGGGGTAGGGGGCGCCCGGGAGGATCTCGACCGTGTGCGACAGTGCGGCCGGCACGGTGAGGAAGAGGGCAGCCGGCCCCCAGATCATCCGCGCCAGCTCGTTGAAGACGAGGATGAAGCCGAAGGTCGCCAGTACCTGGTCGAGATGATCACGGGCATAGAGCCGGCGCAGCACGGCGTACTCCATCGCCGCGCCCAGGACCGCGACGGCGGCCAACGCCGCACCCAAACCGGCCAGGAACGAGCCGGTCGCCCCGAAGGTGGCCGCCATGGCGTAGGCGCCCGCCATGTAGAGCGAGCCATGCGCCAGGTTGATCAGCCCCATGATGCCGAAGACGAGCGTCATGCCGGCCGCCATCAGGAACAGCATGACGCCAAGCTGCAACCCGTTCAGCGCCTGGGTCGCCAGCAGGATCGGGTCCAACGCCCCTACCGCCGTGGGTGGTCGAGCCGGTCCCGCCTCACTTCATCGCGCATTCGCCGACATAGGCATCGGCATGGTCCTTGAAGACGACCCCGCGATTGACCTGCTGCAAGGAGCCGTCGGCCGCCTTCACCGTCTCCACCAGGTAGAAATCGTGGATGGGGAAGTTGTTGGTGTTGAAGCGGAAGGGACCGCGCACGGATTCGAACGAGGCCTTCTTGATCGCGGCCGCCAGCGCGTCGCGGTCGGATACCTTGCCGCCGGCGCCGCGGATGGCGGCGTCGAGCAGGCGGGCGGCGTCATAGCCCTGGGCTGCGAAGGTGGACGGCAGGCTGCCGTACTTCTTCTGGTAGTCGGCCACGAAGCGCTTGTTGGCGGCATTGTCGAGGTCGGCCGTCCAGAAGGCGGCCGTGAAGGTGCCGACCGCGGCGTCGCCCTGGGCGGCCAGGGTGGTCGCATCGACGGTGAAGGCGGAATAGAGCGGGAAGTCCTTGGTCAGGCCGGCCTGGCCGTACTGCTTCACGAAATTGACGCCCATGCCGCCCGGATAGAAGACATAGACGGCCTCGGGCTTGGCAGCGCGGATCTGCGCCAGCTCGGCCGAATAGTCGGGCTGGTTGACGGTCGTGTAGACCTCGCCCAGCACCTCGCCCTTGAAGTAGCGCTTGAAGCCGGCCAGCCCGTCGCGGCCCGCCTGGTAGTTGGGGGCCATGAGATAGACCCGCTTCACGCCCTTGGTCTGGAGGTGCTGGCCCACGGCCTCGTGCGACTGGTCGTTCTGCCAGGAGGCGGCGAAGAAGAAGGGCGAGCACAGCTTGCCGGCGATGGGCGACGGCCCGGCATTGGCGCTGATCATCGGCGTCTTCGATTCCGTCAGCGGCTTGTGGATCGCCATCATGACGTTGGAGAAGACGACGCCCGAGACGACGTCGACCTTGTCGCGGTCGATCAGTTTGCGCACCACCTGCACGCCGACATCCGGCTTCAACTGGTCGTCTTCCTTGAGGATTTCCGTCGCCAGCCCGCCGAGCTTGCCGCCGGCATGATCCAGCCCGACCTGGAAGCCCTGGTAGAGATGGTCGCCCAGTGCGGCATTGGGGCCGGAGAAGGTGGCGACGAAGCCGACCTTCACCTGCTGCGCCAAGGCCGGGCCTGCCGCCGCCATTGCCGTCGCGACGGCCGCCACCAGAACCTTCCGCATGCTGCTCCCCCCAGATCCATCGCCGATATGGCTGGAAGCGACTTTAGCGCAAGCGGGGCGGCCGGCCCAAGCCCGTTGCCGCGAACGGCCGGTTCAGGAGATCAGGCGAACGCCTTGAAGGCGATCAGCGTGAAGGTGTCCTTGATGCCGGGCAGCGTCTGGATGCGCTCGGTGACGAAATGGCCGATGTCCATCCCGTCCGGCAGGTAGCATTTCACCAGCAGGTCGTACTGGCCGGAGATCGAATGGACCTCCGACACCTGCTCCACGCCCATGACCGCCTCGTCGGCGACGGCATAGGCGCGGCCCAGCTCGCATTTGACCATGACGAAGATCGTCTGCATCGCAACGGCTCCGCGTCGATGGCCGCAATGCTTAGGGTGTCAGGCGCGGCGGGGTGCCGCGCGCAGGAGGAACGCCGGGGTGTGGTCGCCGAAGGCCAGCACCGGCACATCGTCGGCCTCGCGCTCGCGGCGATGGCCGTGGTTGTCGCGCTCGGGACGGAACGGCACCACCGGCGCGCGGGCCGGCCGCATGTCCGCCGTGGCTTCGGGGCGGCCGCTGTCGCGACGACGCTCGGGCCGGGGCTCCGGTCGGCGGGCGCTGGGTTGGGCGGGTTCGGCGCGAGGTGCCTCGGCCGGGCGCTCGCGCCGGCTGCTCTCGCGACGCGCATCGGGGCGGCGCTCGGTGCGTTCGGGCCGCTCGGCCGCAACGACGGGCGCCGGCTGCTCGGCCATCTCGACCACGGCCGCTTCGGCGACGACCTCGGGGGCAGGGGCCTCGGCCGCGGCCTTCGGGCGGCGGGTGCGGGCAGGACGGCGCTCGGCCGCCGGGGCGGCCGCCTCGCGGCGCGGTTCGGCCTTGCGGGCGCGACCGCGGCCGCGCGGCCGGTCCTCGTCGGACAGTTCCAGCGTGGGGATGCCCTCGACGTCGATCTTCGGGATGGCGCCGCCGATCAGGCGCTCGATGGCTTGCACGTTCTTACCCTCCTCGGGAGTGGCGAGGGTAAAAGACCGGCCTTCGCGTCCGGCACGGCCAGTGCGGCCGATGCGGTGGACATAGTCCTCCGCGTGGTGGGGCACGTCGAAATTGAACACGTGCGAGAGGGAGTCGACATCCAGGCCGCGCGCGGCCACGTCGCTCGCCACGAGGAGCCGGATCTCGCCACGCTTGAACGACTCCAGCGTCTCGGTCCGCTTGGACTGGGCCAGGTCGCCATGCAGGGCGGCCGCATCGAAGCCGTGCTTCTGCAGCGACTTGAACAGGATGTCCACATCGCGCTTGCGGTTGCAGAAGATGATCGCGCTGCGCACTTCCTCGCTCTCGATCAGGCGGCGGAGGGCGTCGCGCTTGTCTGCGGCGTCGACCACCACGATCGACTGCACCACGGTCGCGGCCGGCGAGGCCGGCGGGGCGACCGAGATTTCCTTGGGATTGGACAGGAAGGCGTCAGCCAGCCGGCGAATCTCGGTCGCCATCGTGGCCGAGAAGAATAGCGTCTGGCGGATGCGCGGCAGCAACGAGACGATGCGCTCGACGTCGGGAATGAAGCCCATGTCGAGCATGCGGTCGGCTTCGTCGATGACCAGCGTGCGCACGTCGGTCATCAGGATCTTGCCGCGGTCGAACAGGTCCATCAGGCGGCCCGGCGTCGCGATCAGGACGTCGACCCCGCGGTCGAGCTTCTTTTCCTGCTCGGCCATGGACTCGCCGCCGATCAGCAGCGCCTGGTTCAGCTTGTGGTGCTTGCCGTAGCGGTCGAAGGATTCGGCGACCTGGGTCGCCAGTTCGCGTGTCGGCTCGAGGATGAGCGAGCGCGGCATCCGGGCCCGTGCCCGACCCTGCGCCAGGATGTCGATCATCGGCAGGGTGAAGGATGCAGTCTTGCCCGTGCCCGTCTGGGCGCAGCCCAGGACGTCACGGCCCATCAGGACGTAGGGGATTGCCTGCGCCTGGATGGGGGTCGGCTGCGTGTAGCCGGAATCGGCAACGGCTTGCAGCAGCTCGGGGCTAAGCCCCAGGTCTGAAAAACTGGTCAAAACGGTCGATTGCCTCGACTGGCGAGAGGGTTCCGGAACGTGCGGCGCGAGTGCGCCCCTCCAACGTTTCCGTGCCTGTAAGTGGGGTAGAGAATCGCGAATGTCAAATAATCCCTCGCATTCCGGCCAAGGTTTCCTTGCCTCCGTGACATTTTCTGCATAAGCCGGCCGAAGGAGAGCCAAGCCCCATGCGCCAGCCACTCGTGCTACTTCCAGGTCTGCTTTGTGACAGTGCCTTGTGGCGTCCGGTGACGGACGCACTAGCGGTTGAGGCGGCGGCCGTCGTGGCCGACCTGACGCTGGACGATTCCGTGGCCGACATGGCCGCCCGCGTGCTCGAATGGGCGCCGCCGCGCTTCGCCCTGGCGGGCCTGTCGATGGGCGGCTACGTCGCCCAGGAAATCATGCGCCAGGCGCCCGAGCGCGTCACCCGGCTGGCCTTGCTGGACACCAGCGCGCGCGAGGACAGCGACGAGCAGCGCCGCCGCCGCGGCGGCCTGATTGCGCTCGCCCGCCAGGGCAGGTTCAAGGGGGTGACGCCGCGCCTGCTGCCACTGCTGGTCCACCCCGACCGATTGGAAGATGCCGAGCTGGTCGGCTTGGTGATGGGCATGGCCGAGCGCGTCGGCCGGGACGCTTTCCTGCGCCAGCAGACGGCGATCCTGGGCCGCCCCGACGGCATCGCCGACCTGTCGCGCATCGATTGCCCGGCGCTGATCCTATGCGGCCGCCAGGACGCCCTTACCGCGCCGGCGCTGCACGAGGAGATGGCCTTCCACATGCGGGGCGCGACGCTGGTGCAGATCGACGATTGCGGCCACCTCTCGTCGCTGGAGCGGCCCGAGGCGGTGGTGGCGGCGATGCGCGCCTGGCTCGCCGCCTGACCTACATCTCTGCGCCGATCAGGTAGCCGATGCCGGCCGCGATCACGCACAGCACGACCGACAGCCCGATATAGACCAGCGCCAGATAGGGCTCGCCCTCCTGCAGCATCGCCAGGGTGTGCAGGCTGAAGGCCGAGAAGGTGGTGAAGCCACCGCAGAAACCCGTCACCAGGAAGAGCGTGCCGCGCGTCGTGTAGAGCGGCCCCCCCGGCAGCGACAGGCCGATGAAGAGGCCGGCCAGCAGCGAGCCG encodes:
- a CDS encoding sulfurtransferase TusA family protein, with protein sequence MEMVELDTSGLKCPLPVLKARRALAKTAPGGLLRVLATDPGALGDFKVMCQQAGLVLENWSEADGTWTIDLRKPAG
- a CDS encoding TAXI family TRAP transporter solute-binding subunit, with protein sequence MTAPTDEKVSLRRSGWGRSGWDGIGRRTFLGALGGGLASALAPRQLFAQSPEVDRAGPVRFFRIGTGGAGGTYFPIGRLLGSAVSNPPGSRPCDKGGSCGVPGLIAVAQSTQGSVENLSLMLAKRLESALCQADIAHWAYTGTGMFDGKPAMTSLRAVASLFREPVHVVVRQDSRIESIDELKGKRVSIGEEFSGTRVDAVLVLASHGVQEKDIEPRFLRTGAAADALRDGSIDAFFFIAGYPVSAIEDLARRLPIRLLPVVGPPADLLRSTGPFFIDTMIPAQTYQDVPATPTVSVAALWVVDAELPDTLVQAIARSLWHASARRLFDSGHPEARNIQLQTARAGVTIPFHPGAEAFYAEPPAAR
- the pcaF gene encoding 3-oxoadipyl-CoA thiolase — its product is MTEAFICDAVRTPIGRYGGVLSSVRPDDLGAVPIRALIARNPGVDWQALDDVIYGCANQAGEDNRNVARMSALLAGLPTDVPGATINRLCGSGMDAIAMAARSIRAGDAELVLAGGVESMSRAPFVMGKADSAFSRDAQIYDTTIGWRFVNPLMKAQYGIDSMPETAENVAEEFQISRADQDAFAVRSQQKAVAAQQSGRLGREIVGVSIAQRKGPAVVVEQDEHPRGDTTIESLGKLKTPFRAGGTVTAGNASGVNDGAAAVIVASEAAIRRHGLTPLARVVTGGSAGVAPRVMGIGPVPAARKVLDRLGLDISAIDVIELNEAFAAQALAVTRQLGLADDDARVNPNGGAIALGHPLGMSGARLVATAAYQLAETGGKRALCTMCIGVGQGIAMVIERA
- a CDS encoding iron-containing alcohol dehydrogenase — encoded protein: MTVAQITQPRLLQVGPGAVGDVATVLRRIGGRRPLIVTDAYMLSSGTIDRVTKPLAEAGISFEIFSDTVPDPTTTVVEAGAAVLKAGGYDSIVALGGGSPIDTAKAMSVLAANGGAMRDYKVPNDIPKMGVPLVAIPTTAGTGAEVTRFTVITDVEHDEKMLIAGLPCVPAAALVDFELTMTMPRRLTADTGIDSLTHAIEAYVSRRANPMSDMYAVRAMGLIARNIRRACAEPADRAAREAMMLGATLGGLAFTNSSVALVHGMSRPIGAFFHVPHGLSNAMLLPAVTAFSAGSALPRYADCARAMGAAGTDEGDQAAVARLLDELRRLNEELEVPTPQSYGIEKGRWDTLLPTMAQQALASGSPGNNPRVPTAEEIMGLYAQAWS
- a CDS encoding 2-keto-4-pentenoate hydratase produces the protein MRIAIAAAIVMAATSVHAACPDAAAIGRFVADYKSLTPARSFGPGLSVADGLCAQDAIVAALSADLGAPVGYKVGLTSKATQDRFKVPHPVRGVLLEKMLLADGARVAVPYGAIPVMEADLLVRVRDGAINDAASDLDVLRNLSAVVPFIELPDLAYAPGELLDGGNLTAINVAARLGVVGADIPVEATEAFAAALAAMKIRMVDDTGKQLAEATGAAVLDHPINVVRWLVQDLKANGRRLKAGDIISLGSFSPLLPAVPAIGRTITVEYTGLPGGPRSVSMALVAKGN
- a CDS encoding ABC transporter ATP-binding protein, whose product is MTAPLLQLAGVAAAYGQSRVLFGVDLTVPSGSAVALLGRNGMGKTTTIRTILGLLPIQAGAIRLGGRPIAGWPAHRIARAGIGLVPEGRQVFPNLTVHENLVATARPQPGGWTLARVHDLFPRLAERAGHLGSELSGGEQQMLAIGRALMTNPSLLILDEATEGLAPLIRQQIWAALAHLRAAGLAILVVDKDVAALSRLCDHHVVLERGRVVWSGSSADLRADPQAVERHLSLAAPAA